A single region of the Eremothecium gossypii ATCC 10895 chromosome V, complete sequence genome encodes:
- a CDS encoding AER178W-Ap (NOHBY542; No homolog in Saccharomyces cerevisiae; Syntenic homolog of Saccharomyces kluyveri SAKL0B06622g) — protein MDLMVINKDDWVYVQSEGDHSGDHTYFESTITSSLRDTKRHALFPPIVREQFIQGKDMCLPIYHDGIKEQAALEYDGTGALCGL, from the coding sequence ATGGATTTGATGGTCATAAATAAGGACGACTGGGTATATGTACAGTCCGAGGGCGACCACAGCGGCGATCACACTTATTTTGAGAGCACAATCACCTCATCGCTTCGAGACACAAAGCGGCACGCGCTATTCCCGCCCATAGTCAGGGAGCAGTTCATCCAGGGGAAAGATATGTGCCTACCAATCTACCACGACGGGATAAAAGAGCAGGCAGCGCTCGAGTACGACGGCACAGGCGCGCTATGCGGCCTTTGA
- a CDS encoding 60S ribosomal protein eL19 (Syntenic homolog of Saccharomyces cerevisiae YBR084C-A (RPL19A) and YBL027W (RPL19B); 1-intron), which yields MANLRTQKRLAASVVGVGKRKIWMDPSETAEIAQANSRNAIRKLVKNGTIVKKPTRVHSRSRTRAMAESKRNGRHTGYGKRKGTKEARLPSQVVWIRRLRVLRRLLAKYRDAGKIDRHLYHSLYKAAKGNTFKHKRSLVEHIIQAKADAQREKALKEEAEARRLKNRAARERRAQRIAEKREALLKEDA from the exons AT GGCTAACTTGAGAACCCAGAAGAGACTAGCTGCCTCTGTTGTTGGCGTCGGCAAGAGAAAGATCTGGATGGATCCTTCTGAGACCGCCGAGATTGCCCAGGCCAACTCCAGAAACGCCATCAGAAAGTTGGTCAAGAACGGCACCATTGTCAAGAAGCCAACCAGAGTTCACTCTAGATCCAGAACCAGAGCCATGGCTGAGTCCAAGAGAAACGGCCGTCACACCGGTTACGGTAAGAGAAAGGGTACCAAGGAGGCTAGACTGCCATCCCAGGTCGTCTGGATCAGAAGATTGCGTGTCTTGAGAAGATTGTTGGCTAAGTACAGAGACGCCGGCAAGATCGACAGACACTTGTACCACTCTTTGTACAAGGCTGCCAAGGGTAACACCTTCAAGCACAAGAGATCCTTGGTCGAACACATTATCCAGGCCAAGGCTGATGCTCAGCGTGAGAAGGCCTTGAAGGAGGAGGCTGAGGCCAGAAGATTGAAGAACAGAGCTGCCAGAGAGAGAAGAGCTCAAAGAATCGCTGAAAAGAGAGAGGCTTTGCTAAAGGAAGATGCCTAA
- a CDS encoding uncharacterized protein (Syntenic homolog of Saccharomyces cerevisiae YBL028C) yields the protein MAKSLRAKTHLKAKSVKRKGVFQKTTDERAQRLAEKLKSNLLEQKAGAQPDGKMEIDGDSTASTEKVAKVSTSGWRDARHLNYKRAKKLRKTKHKGSFVKF from the coding sequence ATGGCTAAGTCTCTCCGCGCCAAGACGCATCTTAAGGCGAAATCAGTGAAACGCAAGGGCGTATTCCAGAAGACTACCGATGAGCGCGCTCAACGCCTCGCTGAGAAGTTGAAGTCGAACCTGCTCGAGCAGAAAGCGGGGGCCCAGCCGGATGGGAAGATGGAAATAGACGGGGATAGTACAGCAAGCACGGAGAAGGTCGCGAAGGTGAGCACCTCCGGCTGGAGGGACGCCAGGCACCTGAATTACAAAAGAGCCAAGAAGTTGAGAAAAACGAAGCACAAGGGCTCCTTTGTCAAGTTCTAG
- a CDS encoding uncharacterized protein (Syntenic homolog of Saccharomyces cerevisiae YBL029W): protein MLFSGVEDYSLFENNLVFLDDSGEGEESRGRVDSAAKTEVGFGYPSAGLPWTGGVPMDAPGNSSVLSYSSMSTEGSAFGGAPFYDVDLFSTSGTRGVMMTRTSSLDNGPAQPMEPSVAALLTPNVDPLMSYSACAGLASLPPASETERVSPLSFPTALKLEDPLHVVPAAENTVKPKAPPALETAASSAVSSRSSSGGSFGQTYRYVSEGDEYAEADAEADADDDDDDDDGGYGSGSQGRVPRQRRCSRRSTSLPTVISTAKKVSDSRLSAQGLAEVLKLGSAEEALRRERFVLDILENDLHYPLGYKTWVRDTSKDYRNQLLDQLHKRVKVKYPEYDKPVLETIIRRATYYMMQSRLRRERRAKAKAKRDSVYNFKADTKERFNSVSSSASGPPTSPNVLRSTANISPNRSGSIGESSSFMLCEPACRTRKNTFTN from the coding sequence ATGTTGTTTTCCGGTGTCGAGGACTACAGTTTGTTTGAGAACAACTTGGTGTTTTTGGATGACTCAGGGGAGGGCGAGGAGTCACGTGGGCGGGTAGACTCCGCGGCGAAGACAGAGGTGGGCTTCGGGTACCCGTCGGCCGGGCTGCCGTGGACGGGCGGCGTGCCGATGGACGCGCCGGGCAACTCCTCGGTGCTGTCGTACTCGAGCATGTCGACGGAGGGGTCTGCGTTCGGCGGCGCGCCGTTCTACGATGTGGATCTGTTTTCGACGTCCGGGACACGCGGCGTGATGATGACGCGGACGTCGTCGCTGGATAACGGGCCGGCCCAGCCCATGGAGCCGAGCGTGGCGGCGCTTTTGACGCCGAACGTCGACCCTCTGATGTCGTACTCGGCGTGCGCCGGTCTGGcgtcgctgccgccggcgaGCGAGACAGAGCGGGTGTCTCCACTTTCATTCCCCACGGCGCTAAAACTGGAGGATCCGTTGCACGTGGTGCCAGCTGCCGAGAACACTGTGAAGCCGAaggcgccgccggcgctggagaccgcggcgagcagcgcagtgagcagccgcagcagcagcggaggCAGTTTCGGACAGACATACCGGTATGTTTCGGAAGGGGACGAATATGCGGAAGCAGATGCGGAAGCAGATgccgacgacgacgatgatgatgatgatggGGGCTATGGAAGCGGATCACAGGGACGGGTTCCTCGTCAGCGCCGCTGCTCGCGCCGATCGACGAGCTTGCCGACTGTAATATCTACTGCCAAAAAGGTTTCAGACTCCAGGCTGTCCGCGCAGGGCCTAGCAGAGGTGCTAAAGCTAGGCTCAGCCGAGGAGGCCTTGCGGCGCGAGCGCTTCGTGCTCGACATTCTGGAGAACGACTTACACTATCCTCTGGGATATAAAACATGGGTGCGCGATACCTCGAAGGACTACCGTAATCAGCTTCTGGACCAGCTTCATAAACGTGTCAAGGTTAAGTATCCCGAATATGATAAGCCTGTCCTAGAGACCATCATCCGTCGCGCGACCTACTACATGATGCAGTCCAGATTGCGCCGTGAGCGGCGTGCAAAGGCCAAGGCGAAACGGGACAGTGTCTACAACTTTAAGGCAGACACCAAGGAGCGCTTCAACTCTGTGTCCTCCTCTGCCAGCGGACCACCAACTTCACCGAATGTGCTTCGAAGCACGGCGAATATATCGCCTAACCGATCTGGCAGTATCGGGGAATCTTCTTCATTCATGCTGTGCGAGCCGGCTTGCAGGACAAGAAAGAATACATTTACTAATTAG